The following are encoded in a window of Kogia breviceps isolate mKogBre1 chromosome 12, mKogBre1 haplotype 1, whole genome shotgun sequence genomic DNA:
- the LOC131766946 gene encoding cyclic AMP-dependent transcription factor ATF-7 isoform X2, with translation MGDDRPFVCNAPGCGQRFTNEDHLAVHKHKHEMTLKFGPARTDSVIIADQTPTPTRFLKNCEEVGLFNELASSFEHEFKKAADEDEKKAASGPLDMSLPSTPDIKIKEEEPVEVDSSPPDSPASSPCSPPLKEKDVAPKPVVISTPTPTIVRPGSLPLHLGYDPLHPTLPSPTSVITQAPPSNRQLGSPTGSLPLVMHLANGQTMPVLPGPPVQMPSVISLARPMSMVPNIPGIPGPPVNSSGSISPSGHPMPSEAKMRLKATLTHQVSSINGGCGMVVGTASTMVTARPEQSQILIQHPDAPSPAQPQNEVTLLRNEVAQLKQLLLAHKDCPVTALQKKTQGYLESPKESSEPTGSPAPVIQHSSATAPSNGLSVRSAAEAVATSVLTQMASQRTELSMPIQSHVIMTPQSQSAGR, from the exons AGATTTACAAACGAGGACCACCTGGCAGTTCATAAACACAAGCATGAGATGACATTGAAATTTGGCCCAGCCCGAACTGACTCAGTCATCATTGCAG ATCAAACTCCTACTCCGACTAGATTCCTGAAGAACTGTGAAGAGGTGGGGCTCTTCAATGAACTAGCTAGCTCCTTTGAACATGAATTCAAGAAAGCTGCAGATGAGGATGAAAAAAAG GCTGCTTCTGGGCCCCTTGACATGTCTCTGCCTTCTACACCAGACAtcaaaatcaaagaagaagagcCAGTGGAGGTAGACTCATCCCCACCTGACAGTCCTGCCtctagcccctgctccccaccactCAAGGAGAAG GATGTTGCTCCAAAGCCTGTTGTGATCTCTACGCCCACACCTACCATCGTACGCCCTGGCTCCCTGCCTCTCCACTTGGGCTATGATCCACTTCACCCAACCCTTCCTTCCCCAACCTCCGTCATCACACAGGCTCCACCATCCAACAGGCAACTGGG GTCTCCCACTGGCTCCCTCCCTCTCGTCATGCATCTTGCTAATGGACAGACCATGCCTGTGCTGCCAGGGCCTCCGGTACAGATGCCTTCTGTTATATCG CTGGCCAGACCCATGTCTATGGTGCCCAACATTCCTGGTATCCCTGGCCCACCAGTTAACAGCAGTGGTTCCATTTCTCCCTCTGGCCACCCTATGCCATCAGAAGCCAAGATG AGACTAAAAGCTACCCTAACCCACCAAGTCTCCTCAATCAATGGTGGCTGTGGAATGGTGGTGGGGACTGCCAGCACCATGGTGACAGCCCGTCCAGAGCAAAGCCAGATCCTCATCCAGCACCCTGACGCCCCATCCCCTGCCCAGCCACAG aaTGAAGTCACATTACTACGCAATGAGGTGGCTCAATTGAAACAGCTGCTGTTAGCTCATAAAGACTGCCCAGTCACAGCACTACAGAAAAAGACCCAAGGCTATTTAG AAAGCCCCAAGGAAAGCTCAGAGCCAACGGGTTCTCCAGCCCCTGTGATTCAGCACAGCTCAGCAACAGCCCCGAGCAATGGCCTCAGCGTTCGCTCTGCAGCTGAAGCTGTGGCCACCTCAGTCCTCACTCAGATGGCCAGCCAAAGGACAGAACTGAGCATGCCCATACAGTCGCATGTGATCATGACCCCACAGTCTCAGTCTGCGGGCAGATGA
- the LOC131766946 gene encoding cyclic AMP-dependent transcription factor ATF-7 isoform X1, whose protein sequence is MGDDRPFVCNAPGCGQRFTNEDHLAVHKHKHEMTLKFGPARTDSVIIADQTPTPTRFLKNCEEVGLFNELASSFEHEFKKAADEDEKKAASGPLDMSLPSTPDIKIKEEEPVEVDSSPPDSPASSPCSPPLKEKDVAPKPVVISTPTPTIVRPGSLPLHLGYDPLHPTLPSPTSVITQAPPSNRQLGSPTGSLPLVMHLANGQTMPVLPGPPVQMPSVISLARPMSMVPNIPGIPGPPVNSSGSISPSGHPMPSEAKMRLKATLTHQVSSINGGCGMVVGTASTMVTARPEQSQILIQHPDAPSPAQPQVSPAQPTPSTGGRRRRTVDEDPDERRQRFLERNRAAASRCRQKRKLWVSSLEKKAEELTSQNIQLSNEVTLLRNEVAQLKQLLLAHKDCPVTALQKKTQGYLESPKESSEPTGSPAPVIQHSSATAPSNGLSVRSAAEAVATSVLTQMASQRTELSMPIQSHVIMTPQSQSAGR, encoded by the exons AGATTTACAAACGAGGACCACCTGGCAGTTCATAAACACAAGCATGAGATGACATTGAAATTTGGCCCAGCCCGAACTGACTCAGTCATCATTGCAG ATCAAACTCCTACTCCGACTAGATTCCTGAAGAACTGTGAAGAGGTGGGGCTCTTCAATGAACTAGCTAGCTCCTTTGAACATGAATTCAAGAAAGCTGCAGATGAGGATGAAAAAAAG GCTGCTTCTGGGCCCCTTGACATGTCTCTGCCTTCTACACCAGACAtcaaaatcaaagaagaagagcCAGTGGAGGTAGACTCATCCCCACCTGACAGTCCTGCCtctagcccctgctccccaccactCAAGGAGAAG GATGTTGCTCCAAAGCCTGTTGTGATCTCTACGCCCACACCTACCATCGTACGCCCTGGCTCCCTGCCTCTCCACTTGGGCTATGATCCACTTCACCCAACCCTTCCTTCCCCAACCTCCGTCATCACACAGGCTCCACCATCCAACAGGCAACTGGG GTCTCCCACTGGCTCCCTCCCTCTCGTCATGCATCTTGCTAATGGACAGACCATGCCTGTGCTGCCAGGGCCTCCGGTACAGATGCCTTCTGTTATATCG CTGGCCAGACCCATGTCTATGGTGCCCAACATTCCTGGTATCCCTGGCCCACCAGTTAACAGCAGTGGTTCCATTTCTCCCTCTGGCCACCCTATGCCATCAGAAGCCAAGATG AGACTAAAAGCTACCCTAACCCACCAAGTCTCCTCAATCAATGGTGGCTGTGGAATGGTGGTGGGGACTGCCAGCACCATGGTGACAGCCCGTCCAGAGCAAAGCCAGATCCTCATCCAGCACCCTGACGCCCCATCCCCTGCCCAGCCACAG GTTTCACCAGCCCAACCCACTCCTAGTACCGGAGGGCGACGTCGGCGCACGGTGGATGAAGATCCAGACGAGCGGCGGCAGCGCTTTCTGGAGCGCAACCGGGCCGCAGCCTCGCGCTGCCGTCAAAAGCGGAAGCTGTGGGTGTCCTCCCTAGAGAAGAAGGCTGAGGAACTCACGTCTCAGAACATTCAGCTGAGT aaTGAAGTCACATTACTACGCAATGAGGTGGCTCAATTGAAACAGCTGCTGTTAGCTCATAAAGACTGCCCAGTCACAGCACTACAGAAAAAGACCCAAGGCTATTTAG AAAGCCCCAAGGAAAGCTCAGAGCCAACGGGTTCTCCAGCCCCTGTGATTCAGCACAGCTCAGCAACAGCCCCGAGCAATGGCCTCAGCGTTCGCTCTGCAGCTGAAGCTGTGGCCACCTCAGTCCTCACTCAGATGGCCAGCCAAAGGACAGAACTGAGCATGCCCATACAGTCGCATGTGATCATGACCCCACAGTCTCAGTCTGCGGGCAGATGA
- the LOC131766756 gene encoding potassium voltage-gated channel subfamily E member 3-like produces MVPCLSVVTETTNGTETWYESLHSVLKALNATLHSNLLCQPGSDNLTEERQASLPGRDDNSYMYILFVMFLFAATVGSLILGYTRSCKVDKRNDTYHVYIKNQVSML; encoded by the exons ATGGTGCCTTGTCTTTCAGTTGTCACTGAG ACCACCAATGGGACTGAGACCTGGTATGAAAGCCTGCACAGTGTGTTGAAGGCTCTAAATGCCACTCTTCACAGCAACTTGCTCTGCCAGCCAGGGTCAGACAACCTCACTGAGGAGAGGCAGGCCAGCCTACCTGGCCGTGATGACAACTCCTACATGTACATTCTCTTCGTCATGTTCCTATTTGCTGCCACTGTGGGCAGCCTCATCCTGGGATACACCCGCTCCTGCAAAGTGGATAAGCGCAATGACACCTATCATGTATATATCAAGAACCAGGTGTCTATGCTCTGA